CTCTTCCCACTTACACCACTTCAACTTTGTTGATTCAGAGAGAGAGGTCAGCAAACACAGGCTCCAGGACACattctgctgtttctctggGTTTTTGCCTGTCATTAATGCggcttttcccattttctgcaAGGCTTTTAGAGGGATGTGAGCCttccctgacagcagcaggtTTCTGTGATGTCCATTTTATGGACGCTGCTGCACACATGCTGCCCGTGCTGCCAACAGCCAGCAACTCTCTCCAGATGCTGCTGAGGCTTCTGCAAGAGCTTGTGGGGCTCAAcaggcagccagagcttctGTCCACCACCTTTGCTGAACAAAACACCTTGCCCAAGCATGGAGCCCTCTCTGCTGTGGGCTCCCTACGTGGTGGGGATCCTGCTGTGCATTTCCACGTCTGTGAAGTGCTGCACGTTCTCAGTGCTCTCTGGGGAGGTGATGGGGGACACGACGTGCTTCAGGCGCAGGAGcatggagaagagcaggatCAGGAGGAGAGCCAGGAGGGTTAGGAACAACCCCACATATACATAGAGGCCAGAGTATTTGTCTGCTGTTGTGTCTACTTCAGTAGCCAGAGTTGGAAGGTGGACGCGGCCAGTCAGGTTCCCGCGGAACTTGAAATAAATCTCAGTCATTGCTCTCTGTCAGCTTTGGTCCATTTTCTGTAGTTACCTTCAGATCTCCTGTCTCCCCTCACCAGACTCACAAAGGAGGTCAGGAGAGGAAACTCAGCACAGATGGCACGACGGCTTCAGcaagagctgctccatcctctcGATGTCAAggctgctgctcacacagctgAGCACACTGCGAGGGACAGGCTTGTGCAGACCATTTTGCACCTTGCTGTCATAATGACAACGAGCATCACACTTGTGCTTTACACTTCTTTCTGGCTTTTATTTCATCCTAAAAATACCTTGGGTCTCCTTTTGGTAGGTCACCTCCTTTGGATGGTGAAAAGCTTTGGTCCTTCCCTCAAGCTGAGCTGTGAAGGTTGGCACAGCTTTGGTCTTTGCAAGTGTTGTTTTTCCAGACAGACTGAGCAATCAGCTTT
This sequence is a window from Haemorhous mexicanus isolate bHaeMex1 chromosome 14, bHaeMex1.pri, whole genome shotgun sequence. Protein-coding genes within it:
- the SERTM2 gene encoding serine-rich and transmembrane domain-containing 2, which produces MTEIYFKFRGNLTGRVHLPTLATEVDTTADKYSGLYVYVGLFLTLLALLLILLFSMLLRLKHVVSPITSPESTENVQHFTDVEMHSRIPTT